From the Xylocopa sonorina isolate GNS202 chromosome 9, iyXylSono1_principal, whole genome shotgun sequence genome, the window TCCCTTTTCAGTATGTAGTGTATGTAGATAATCTGTCTTCCAATTCTCTCTGCTTAGAAGCATTCATTTTCTCAATGTATCTAAAAGGagagatacaaatttcatttgCGAGGTTGTTCTCAAAGTCTACAGAATAAATTGTTCGTATCGCAAATAATAAGTAAAATTTACGGGGAAGAAAACTGATAGCGCGTTTCCCTCGAAGAGAAGTCCAAGGAAGGATTAAGTAACTCGTGGCAAGGACGTGGCCTAGTCGACGGAGACGGTGTCCACGATGGTCCAACGGCTATCGTCGCTGATCGAATTGTTCGTGTTGGGCGTGGTCCGATTTCTTGCTCAATTTTGTGCCACTCTGCGGCCGCAAATCGGGTGACCGTCGAAGGTACCGTCACCCAGTTACGTCAGCATGCCCGTGGGTCCTGGTCGCGCGGTATAAAAGCCGAAAACCACCCGTCTGTGGTATCATTCGCATCACAGACACACAGATCAAGAGATCTACCAATCAAGCAAGCTACAATGGCCTTCAAGGTATTACAAGAACCAGGAATACTCGTAACTCATTCCGGGGGCACTCTTAAGTTTTTCCTACGTCTATCCAAATTTCACTTTTAATGCTAACGCGATAAGAAAACTTTTAGCTAATATTCCATACTTTAATTtcattagttcaacattttcaaGCGAGTTACATATTCgttcctttcttttcttcttttcgcaAGAGTAAGCCAAACGAGAATCTTCAACGTATTTTCGACTAACACTTCTTTATTCCGTGTTCACGGTTGAAAGTAGAAAGCACGTTCACGTTCCCAATTCTGCTAATCCTACGTGTACGATTTGGTAATGTTGCTCTCATTAACTATTCGAAAAGCTTAGAAGTCGAAAAACAGTCCCGCTAATCCGTCCGGGTATCATATTATTTTACATTCGGCATTCAACCTGTAATTAATAACACCAAATCGTTTAACAAACATTCGACTGAAGATCCTAACAGAGAATTAATTTGTTTGCAGTTCATTGCTTTCGCCACCCTCGTAGCAGCGGCCAGCGCTGGTATCTTACCCGGAGCACCTCTGACCTACGCCCCGGCTGCGCAATTGGCCTACCCTGCCCAATACGCAGTGGCAGCCCCAGTGGCGAAGGCAGTGGCGGTCGCTCCTGTGGCTAAAGCTGTGGTTGCCAAGACAGTGGATGCTGACTTCGACCCTCACCCACAATACAGTTACGCTTATGATGTCCACGATAGCCTGACTGGTGACGCCAAGAGCCAACAAGAAACCCGTGACGGAGACGTTGTTCAGGGCAGCTACTCCCTCATCGAAGCTGATGGAACCAAACGCATTGTCGATTACGTCGCTGACCCAGTCAACGGATTCAACGCGGTTGTCCGCAAAGAAGCAGCTGGCGCACCTCTGATTGCCGCCGCTCCAGTAGCCAAAATCGCCGCTGCTCCAATCTCCTACGCCGCCCCCGTCGCCAAAATCGCCGCTCCACTCGCCTACGCCGCACCCGTCGCCAAAATCGCAGCTCCCTTTGCCTACGCTTCACCCATCGCCAAGTACGCCGCTGCCCCCCTCGGCTACGCCGCGCCAGCTCAAGCCTACATCCACTGAATCTGATCTGTTGTCTATAGGAATAATGTTTGTCGAATAAAATGTGTCTTTTTATATAGCAAGTACACGAAGTAGTATTTCTTTTGAGCTTAACGCACACTTCCCTTTGAACTATTTCAGCATCACAATGCTCGATCAGTACACACATGATTGTCCCATTCAGATTGCCTCCATCTACTTACTTAGAAGTACTTGGAAGTAgatggagtgagatgcgatatacatTCACGATAGCGAAGCTAAAAGTATTTACAGACAATAAAAGGCGCTTACATATGAGAGGGATAAAATGACTTTTGCAGATTTTTTTTTTGATAATACAAATAATATTTTAGTACGAGCACTCGCATCAATGCATTTTTTAAAGATATGAGCATCATAATCTTCCTATCAGATATATTTGCTCATATAATTATATGAGAAACATTGACTTCTATACGAgtacttcctttgcaaagatcTATTTACTTGCACCTTATCATTTCAATATTAAATGTCCTAATTTATCTCATTCATTAGTATCATTCACAAAATTT encodes:
- the LOC143427525 gene encoding larval cuticle protein A3A-like, with the protein product MAFKFIAFATLVAAASAGILPGAPLTYAPAAQLAYPAQYAVAAPVAKAVAVAPVAKAVVAKTVDADFDPHPQYSYAYDVHDSLTGDAKSQQETRDGDVVQGSYSLIEADGTKRIVDYVADPVNGFNAVVRKEAAGAPLIAAAPVAKIAAAPISYAAPVAKIAAPLAYAAPVAKIAAPFAYASPIAKYAAAPLGYAAPAQAYIH